A genomic segment from Lutzomyia longipalpis isolate SR_M1_2022 chromosome 3, ASM2433408v1 encodes:
- the LOC129793781 gene encoding plasminogen activator inhibitor 1 RNA-binding protein-like isoform X4 — MENTYGISVDNRYELFYIDDEATDPLEAIAVKKKATKEKPKEVRKGAAEKENKAATINKVPVRTVPAPTKAVAPTKATPEKPNRQTRDEKPAPKRDDIVEKKNRRNREQTERVVANGVGGGDEKPRRRKFEGRGKREFDRQSGSDKTGVKAVDKREGGGAHNWGSHKQEVIDELAPKPHPAELYEGEPRAETQDNHEENTVNQSPNQDEETKELTLDEYKAMRAGKSKPPQYNLRKAGEGEDLSQWKKMVALEAKRPSGDEDGDNDATSFQQRATRQKHILDIEFHFNDGRRTGQMGRGPRGGRPRAPNAPGGGRQMGRNRRNDGDERPQPRNTESNRSHYRDDGHLHAAPKVDDEKDFPSLGLMNTQVVRPVKAAAKIVPIYAKEDAK, encoded by the exons ATGGAGAACACATATGGGATAAGTGTGGACAATCGCTATGAATTGTTTTACATAGACGACGAGGCGACGGACCCACTCGAGGCGATTGCCGTGAAAAAGAAGGCAACCAAGGAGAAGCCCAAGGAGGTCCGCAAGGGGGCAGCTGAGAAGGAAAATAAGGCTGCCACGATAAACAAAGTGCCCGTGCGCACCGTGCCAGCCCCCACTAAGGCTGTCGCACCCACCAAGGCCACACCGGAAAAGCCCAACCGGCAGACGCGCGATGAAAAACCCGCCCCCAAGCGAGATG ATATCGTGGAGAAGAAGAATCGGCGCAATCGTGAGCAAACTGAACGTGTTGTGGCTAACGGTGTGGGAGGAGGTGATGAGAAGCCACGCAGGCGTAAGTTTGAGGGACGTGGAAAACGTGAATTTGACCGGCAATCTGGAAGTGACAAAACAGGTGTGAAGGCAGTTGACAAGCGCGAAGGTGGTGGCGCCCACAATTGGGGTTCCCATAAGCAGGAAGTTATTGACGAATTGGCACCCAAACCCCATCCGGCAGAATTGTATGAAG GTGAACCACGAGCAGAGACCCAGGACAACCATGAGGAAAATACAGTGAATCAATCACCAAACCAAGATGAGGAAACCAAAGAGCTCACGCTGGATGAATACAAGGCAATGCGTGCTGGCAAGTCGAAGCCGCCGCAGTACAATTTGCGAAAAGCTGGCGAGGGTGAGGATCTGAGCCAGTGGAAGAAGATGGTGGCCCTGGAGGCCAAGAGACCATCCGGCGATGAAGACGGCGACAACGATGCCACATCCTTCCAGCAGAGAGCCACACGCCAGAAGCACATTCTCGATATTGAGTTCCACTTCAACGACGGACGACGGACTGGACAGATGGGACGTGGGCCACGCGGCGGACGCCCCAGGGCTCCAAATGCTCCCGGTGGTGGACGGCAAATGGGCCGCAATCGACGCAATGATGGG GATGAACGACCACAGCCACGGAATACTGAATCGAATCGCTCACATTACCGCGATGATGGGCATTTGCATGCTGCCCCTAAGGTGGATGATGAGAAGGATTTCCCATCGTTGGGCCTCATGAACACTCAGGTGGTGCGGCCCGTGAAAGCGGCTGCCAAGATTGTGCCCATTTATGCAAAGGAGGACGCCAAGTGA
- the LOC129793781 gene encoding plasminogen activator inhibitor 1 RNA-binding protein-like isoform X1 has product MENTYGISVDNRYELFYIDDEATDPLEAIAVKKKATKEKPKEVRKGAAEKENKAATINKVPVRTVPAPTKAVAPTKATPEKPNRQTRDEKPAPKRDDIAFSLPADIVEKKNRRNREQTERVVANGVGGGDEKPRRRKFEGRGKREFDRQSGSDKTGVKAVDKREGGGAHNWGSHKQEVIDELAPKPHPAELYEGEPRAETQDNHEENTVNQSPNQDEETKELTLDEYKAMRAGKSKPPQYNLRKAGEGEDLSQWKKMVALEAKRPSGDEDGDNDATSFQQRATRQKHILDIEFHFNDGRRTGQMGRGPRGGRPRAPNAPGGGRQMGRNRRNDGDERPQPRNTESNRSHYRDDGHLHAAPKVDDEKDFPSLGLMNTQVVRPVKAAAKIVPIYAKEDAK; this is encoded by the exons ATGGAGAACACATATGGGATAAGTGTGGACAATCGCTATGAATTGTTTTACATAGACGACGAGGCGACGGACCCACTCGAGGCGATTGCCGTGAAAAAGAAGGCAACCAAGGAGAAGCCCAAGGAGGTCCGCAAGGGGGCAGCTGAGAAGGAAAATAAGGCTGCCACGATAAACAAAGTGCCCGTGCGCACCGTGCCAGCCCCCACTAAGGCTGTCGCACCCACCAAGGCCACACCGGAAAAGCCCAACCGGCAGACGCGCGATGAAAAACCCGCCCCCAAGCGAGATG ATATAGCCTTTTCTTTGCCAGCAGATATCGTGGAGAAGAAGAATCGGCGCAATCGTGAGCAAACTGAACGTGTTGTGGCTAACGGTGTGGGAGGAGGTGATGAGAAGCCACGCAGGCGTAAGTTTGAGGGACGTGGAAAACGTGAATTTGACCGGCAATCTGGAAGTGACAAAACAGGTGTGAAGGCAGTTGACAAGCGCGAAGGTGGTGGCGCCCACAATTGGGGTTCCCATAAGCAGGAAGTTATTGACGAATTGGCACCCAAACCCCATCCGGCAGAATTGTATGAAG GTGAACCACGAGCAGAGACCCAGGACAACCATGAGGAAAATACAGTGAATCAATCACCAAACCAAGATGAGGAAACCAAAGAGCTCACGCTGGATGAATACAAGGCAATGCGTGCTGGCAAGTCGAAGCCGCCGCAGTACAATTTGCGAAAAGCTGGCGAGGGTGAGGATCTGAGCCAGTGGAAGAAGATGGTGGCCCTGGAGGCCAAGAGACCATCCGGCGATGAAGACGGCGACAACGATGCCACATCCTTCCAGCAGAGAGCCACACGCCAGAAGCACATTCTCGATATTGAGTTCCACTTCAACGACGGACGACGGACTGGACAGATGGGACGTGGGCCACGCGGCGGACGCCCCAGGGCTCCAAATGCTCCCGGTGGTGGACGGCAAATGGGCCGCAATCGACGCAATGATGGG GATGAACGACCACAGCCACGGAATACTGAATCGAATCGCTCACATTACCGCGATGATGGGCATTTGCATGCTGCCCCTAAGGTGGATGATGAGAAGGATTTCCCATCGTTGGGCCTCATGAACACTCAGGTGGTGCGGCCCGTGAAAGCGGCTGCCAAGATTGTGCCCATTTATGCAAAGGAGGACGCCAAGTGA
- the LOC129793781 gene encoding plasminogen activator inhibitor 1 RNA-binding protein-like isoform X3, with amino-acid sequence MENTYGISVDNRYELFYIDDEATDPLEAIAVKKKATKEKPKEVRKGAAEKENKAATINKVPVRTVPAPTKAVAPTKATPEKPNRQTRDEKPAPKRDADIVEKKNRRNREQTERVVANGVGGGDEKPRRRKFEGRGKREFDRQSGSDKTGVKAVDKREGGGAHNWGSHKQEVIDELAPKPHPAELYEGEPRAETQDNHEENTVNQSPNQDEETKELTLDEYKAMRAGKSKPPQYNLRKAGEGEDLSQWKKMVALEAKRPSGDEDGDNDATSFQQRATRQKHILDIEFHFNDGRRTGQMGRGPRGGRPRAPNAPGGGRQMGRNRRNDGDERPQPRNTESNRSHYRDDGHLHAAPKVDDEKDFPSLGLMNTQVVRPVKAAAKIVPIYAKEDAK; translated from the exons ATGGAGAACACATATGGGATAAGTGTGGACAATCGCTATGAATTGTTTTACATAGACGACGAGGCGACGGACCCACTCGAGGCGATTGCCGTGAAAAAGAAGGCAACCAAGGAGAAGCCCAAGGAGGTCCGCAAGGGGGCAGCTGAGAAGGAAAATAAGGCTGCCACGATAAACAAAGTGCCCGTGCGCACCGTGCCAGCCCCCACTAAGGCTGTCGCACCCACCAAGGCCACACCGGAAAAGCCCAACCGGCAGACGCGCGATGAAAAACCCGCCCCCAAGCGAGATG CAGATATCGTGGAGAAGAAGAATCGGCGCAATCGTGAGCAAACTGAACGTGTTGTGGCTAACGGTGTGGGAGGAGGTGATGAGAAGCCACGCAGGCGTAAGTTTGAGGGACGTGGAAAACGTGAATTTGACCGGCAATCTGGAAGTGACAAAACAGGTGTGAAGGCAGTTGACAAGCGCGAAGGTGGTGGCGCCCACAATTGGGGTTCCCATAAGCAGGAAGTTATTGACGAATTGGCACCCAAACCCCATCCGGCAGAATTGTATGAAG GTGAACCACGAGCAGAGACCCAGGACAACCATGAGGAAAATACAGTGAATCAATCACCAAACCAAGATGAGGAAACCAAAGAGCTCACGCTGGATGAATACAAGGCAATGCGTGCTGGCAAGTCGAAGCCGCCGCAGTACAATTTGCGAAAAGCTGGCGAGGGTGAGGATCTGAGCCAGTGGAAGAAGATGGTGGCCCTGGAGGCCAAGAGACCATCCGGCGATGAAGACGGCGACAACGATGCCACATCCTTCCAGCAGAGAGCCACACGCCAGAAGCACATTCTCGATATTGAGTTCCACTTCAACGACGGACGACGGACTGGACAGATGGGACGTGGGCCACGCGGCGGACGCCCCAGGGCTCCAAATGCTCCCGGTGGTGGACGGCAAATGGGCCGCAATCGACGCAATGATGGG GATGAACGACCACAGCCACGGAATACTGAATCGAATCGCTCACATTACCGCGATGATGGGCATTTGCATGCTGCCCCTAAGGTGGATGATGAGAAGGATTTCCCATCGTTGGGCCTCATGAACACTCAGGTGGTGCGGCCCGTGAAAGCGGCTGCCAAGATTGTGCCCATTTATGCAAAGGAGGACGCCAAGTGA
- the LOC129793781 gene encoding plasminogen activator inhibitor 1 RNA-binding protein-like isoform X2: MENTYGISVDNRYELFYIDDEATDPLEAIAVKKKATKEKPKEVRKGAAEKENKAATINKVPVRTVPAPTKAVAPTKATPEKPNRQTRDEKPAPKRDAFSLPADIVEKKNRRNREQTERVVANGVGGGDEKPRRRKFEGRGKREFDRQSGSDKTGVKAVDKREGGGAHNWGSHKQEVIDELAPKPHPAELYEGEPRAETQDNHEENTVNQSPNQDEETKELTLDEYKAMRAGKSKPPQYNLRKAGEGEDLSQWKKMVALEAKRPSGDEDGDNDATSFQQRATRQKHILDIEFHFNDGRRTGQMGRGPRGGRPRAPNAPGGGRQMGRNRRNDGDERPQPRNTESNRSHYRDDGHLHAAPKVDDEKDFPSLGLMNTQVVRPVKAAAKIVPIYAKEDAK; this comes from the exons ATGGAGAACACATATGGGATAAGTGTGGACAATCGCTATGAATTGTTTTACATAGACGACGAGGCGACGGACCCACTCGAGGCGATTGCCGTGAAAAAGAAGGCAACCAAGGAGAAGCCCAAGGAGGTCCGCAAGGGGGCAGCTGAGAAGGAAAATAAGGCTGCCACGATAAACAAAGTGCCCGTGCGCACCGTGCCAGCCCCCACTAAGGCTGTCGCACCCACCAAGGCCACACCGGAAAAGCCCAACCGGCAGACGCGCGATGAAAAACCCGCCCCCAAGCGAGATG CCTTTTCTTTGCCAGCAGATATCGTGGAGAAGAAGAATCGGCGCAATCGTGAGCAAACTGAACGTGTTGTGGCTAACGGTGTGGGAGGAGGTGATGAGAAGCCACGCAGGCGTAAGTTTGAGGGACGTGGAAAACGTGAATTTGACCGGCAATCTGGAAGTGACAAAACAGGTGTGAAGGCAGTTGACAAGCGCGAAGGTGGTGGCGCCCACAATTGGGGTTCCCATAAGCAGGAAGTTATTGACGAATTGGCACCCAAACCCCATCCGGCAGAATTGTATGAAG GTGAACCACGAGCAGAGACCCAGGACAACCATGAGGAAAATACAGTGAATCAATCACCAAACCAAGATGAGGAAACCAAAGAGCTCACGCTGGATGAATACAAGGCAATGCGTGCTGGCAAGTCGAAGCCGCCGCAGTACAATTTGCGAAAAGCTGGCGAGGGTGAGGATCTGAGCCAGTGGAAGAAGATGGTGGCCCTGGAGGCCAAGAGACCATCCGGCGATGAAGACGGCGACAACGATGCCACATCCTTCCAGCAGAGAGCCACACGCCAGAAGCACATTCTCGATATTGAGTTCCACTTCAACGACGGACGACGGACTGGACAGATGGGACGTGGGCCACGCGGCGGACGCCCCAGGGCTCCAAATGCTCCCGGTGGTGGACGGCAAATGGGCCGCAATCGACGCAATGATGGG GATGAACGACCACAGCCACGGAATACTGAATCGAATCGCTCACATTACCGCGATGATGGGCATTTGCATGCTGCCCCTAAGGTGGATGATGAGAAGGATTTCCCATCGTTGGGCCTCATGAACACTCAGGTGGTGCGGCCCGTGAAAGCGGCTGCCAAGATTGTGCCCATTTATGCAAAGGAGGACGCCAAGTGA
- the LOC129793782 gene encoding uncharacterized protein LOC129793782 — MELSETNQGGGRQAMKSEMAMSESLQESALQKTATGHIASSLSASKSVSQSVEKSVSESVSSSVKISSVSSSSVSSSKSVSSSTSSSLRIGSLESQIEF; from the exons ATGGAGTTGTCTGAAACTAATCAGGGTGGCGGTAGGCAGGCCATGAAGAGTGAAATGGCCATGAGTGAGAGTCTACAGGAG AGTGCTTTGCAGAAGACAGCAACAGGCCACATTGCCTCATCGTTGTCTGCCTCAAAGAGCGTCTCGCAGAGTGTTGAGAAATCCGTGAGTGAGAGCGTCTCATCGAGCGTCAAGATATCCTCTGTGAGCTCATCGTCCGTTAGCTCGTCAAAATCCGTTTCATCTTCAACATCTTCATCCCTTCGTATTGGCTCGCTGGAgtctcaaattgaattttaa